A stretch of Besnoitia besnoiti strain Bb-Ger1 chromosome III, whole genome shotgun sequence DNA encodes these proteins:
- a CDS encoding hypothetical protein (encoded by transcript BESB_045780): protein MLQANKASVLTGFHVGSMKVQYMEVEYLIMVLNKITSLASLLSGFAASAFLQSTGLQHEGSWLKVVYVLCTSSALGFMLLVLLICTLCTMWGPGLALRGPEDSSLTKAVDIMNSSVRSTFRIFSVGLASYLFSSILSMSLLQPTLSCFVSITIISIGGLLICRAGWQVVDNLSPKYVTSAAIQGDPFSFASRLPGDKEESHRAADASFGPPPSASPYIHLCDVETGVAYYPPQTVLLSVDREQRYDWEAEATEGLHWSSLASPFQGAPPRHPASVGGRGMGAPERGTAGPFGVGFFAGSGANRPGRDQAAGERPPPATGESRGRWPSPRPPHCGSGAAQAGAGRAETGRASAGGNTPTPVPPVETESPRQPSSIFLNESLMLHRAASALLSLFSPSSDDAAETPAAANQSAFPASASFSPSSSPSCPSSVPLRQGAHARHGQVKDGAECGVLCRPACSENDDKRSVYMQREVLEAEREGEGDVRERQRSQEETSHNPAADLRVARLLSPCSVPKKTCEILVSEARGDHRGDHGRDEVKRQLTNKKSECGNYPTRGQPFDSLACGRRSNRDDSDELAISVHHPAQDASGGDHPATE, encoded by the exons ATGTTGCAAGCCAACAAGGCTTCAGTCCTGACGGGCTTCCATGTGGGAAGTATGAAGGTGCAGTATATGGAGGTGGAATACCTGATTATGGTTTTGAATAAAATcacctctctcgcgtcgcttctctctggGTTTGCTGCTTCCGCATTCTTGCAATCGACAG GTCTTCAACATGAAGGGTCTTGGCTCAAAGTTGTCTACGTGCTTTGCACGTCCAGCGCTCTGGGATTCATGCTGCTTGTTCTGCTGATCTGCACACTCTGCACCATGTGGGGCCCCGGCCTCGCCCTACGAGGACCTGAGGATTCGTCTCTGACCAAGGCGGTGGATATCATGAACTCTTCAGTTCGATCTACGTTCCG GATATTTAGCGTTGGACTGGCCAGCTACCTGTTTTCGTCTATCCTGTCAATGAGCCTGCTTCAACCAACTCTGTCGTGCTTCGTCTCGATTACCATCATTTCGATAGGTGGCTTGCTTATCTGCCGCGCAGGGTGGCAAGTCGTGGACAACTTGTCGCCAAAGTATGTGACATCTGCGGCCATCCAAGGTGACCCGTTttccttcgcttctcgcctccccGGAGACAAAGAGGAGAGCCACAGAGCCGCGGACGCTAGCTTTGGGCCTCCGCCATCCGCGTCGCCCTATATCCACCTCTGTGACGTAGAAACAGGAGTTGCGTACTACCCTCCGCAAACTGTCCTGCTTTCCGTTGACCGCGAGCAGAGATATGATTGGGAAgccgaggcgacagagggcCTGCATTGGAGCAGTCTGGCATCTCCCTTTCAAGGTGCACCGCCGCGTCACCCCGCCTCCGTGGGTGGCCGCGGCATGGGGGCGCCAGAGAGGGGAACTGCTGGACCATTTGGCGTTGGATTTttcgcgggcagcggcgccaacAGACCTGGACGTGACCAGGCGGCGGGTGaacggccgccgcccgccactGGAGAGTCGCGAGGGCGAtggccttctcctcggcctccgcacTGCGGCTCAggggctgcgcaggcgggtGCAGGACGAGCAGAAACGGGGCGGGCTTCAGCTGGTGGAAACACACCTACTCCTGTGCCTCCTGTCGAGACCGAGTCTCCACGCCAGCCGTCGTCCATCTTCCTCAACGAGAGCCTCATGCTTCACCGTGCAGCCAGCGCTCTGCTGAGCCTCTTCTCCCCTTCGTCAGACGATGCAGCTGAAACTCCAGCTGCGGCAAACCAGTCTGCTTTCCCTGCAtctgcgtctttctctccatcgtcgtcgccttcgtgtcCGTCCTCCGTCCCCCTCCGCCagggcgcgcatgcgcggcatGGTCAAGTGAAAGATGGCGCCGAGTGCGGAGTTCTCTGCAGACCGGCTTGTTCTGAAAATG ACGACAAGAGGAGCGTCTACATGCAGAGAGAGGTCTTGGAGGCGgaacgagaaggcgagggagacgttagggagagacagcgatCGCAAGAGGAGACCTCACACAATCCCGCTGCAGATCTGCGAGTTGCTCGCTTATTGTCGCCTTGCTCAGTTCCCAAAAAAACATGTGAGATCTTGGTGTCTGAGGCCAGAGGAGATCATCGAGGAGATCATGGACGTGACGAGGTGAAGAGGCAGCTAACGAACAAGAAGAGCGAGTGTGGCAATTACCCTACGAGAGGCCAGCCCTTCGACTCCCTAGCTTGTGGCAGGAGGAGCAATAGAGACGATAGTGACGAGTTGGCAATAAGCGTCCACCACCCTGCACAAGACGCTTCCGGCGGTGATCACCCGGCCACAGAGTAA